In Nitratiruptor sp. YY09-18, a single window of DNA contains:
- a CDS encoding DUF2249 domain-containing protein, which produces MREIVVDTRDFEPPAPMQMVLSELQSMLEGESFIHQIHRIEPINLFNRLKPMGIAYHVKKEGDIYHIYYFYPQDEKRVMEIVGV; this is translated from the coding sequence ATGAGAGAGATCGTCGTAGATACACGCGATTTCGAACCACCTGCCCCTATGCAGATGGTTTTGAGTGAACTACAAAGTATGCTTGAGGGAGAGAGTTTTATCCATCAAATCCATCGCATAGAACCGATCAATCTTTTTAATCGTCTCAAACCGATGGGCATAGCCTATCATGTAAAAAAAGAGGGTGATATCTATCACATCTACTACTTCTATCCACAAGATGAAAAGAGGGTTATGGAGATAGTAGGTGTTTAA
- a CDS encoding hemerythrin domain-containing protein, producing MIKDFMTQDHRDCDTLYAPLEEALSKGDFEKALELFVPFKKAMLKHFAMEEKVLFPKMEEFMGGGEGPIHVMKMEHAQIRSIIDQLGEAIEAKNRDKALGFGETFMIMTQQHNMKEEQILYNMAEQLPIDKEKTLEEMQKVQG from the coding sequence ATGATAAAAGATTTCATGACACAAGACCATAGAGATTGCGATACGCTTTATGCTCCTCTTGAAGAGGCCTTGAGCAAAGGTGATTTTGAAAAAGCTCTCGAGCTCTTTGTCCCTTTCAAAAAAGCGATGCTCAAACATTTTGCAATGGAAGAGAAAGTGCTTTTCCCAAAAATGGAAGAGTTTATGGGCGGAGGTGAAGGACCTATTCATGTCATGAAGATGGAGCATGCACAAATTCGCTCCATCATAGATCAACTTGGAGAAGCGATTGAGGCAAAGAATCGTGATAAAGCACTTGGATTTGGCGAGACATTCATGATAATGACACAGCAGCACAATATGAAAGAGGAGCAGATCCTTTACAATATGGCTGAACAGCTACCAATTGATAAAGAGAAGACTTTAGAGGAGATGCAAAAGGTGCAAGGATGA
- a CDS encoding glycosyltransferase family 39 protein yields MAQQHRAILIAIIFLSFYATLGYYPLFNLDEGAFSEATREMLSSHNFITTYLNGELRFDKPILIYWLQAMSASLFGLNEFAMRLPSAVAATLWAWLMYIFTKKNFDEKIAFLATLFMAGSLQISIIAKAAIADALLNMFIALSMLSFYTYYQRKKKKYLYITFAAIGLGTLTKGPVAILIPLVVTFLFLIKNLRFWFISVFNPVGIAIFLLIAMPWYVVEYIDQGEKFIQGFLLKHNISRFASKGMEGHSGPIYYYIIVLLIGLIPFTSIFLKTLTFIKEWFDTPLKRYLALWFCFVFIFFSFSHTKLPHYVVYGYTPLFILMALYFHTIRSKILLHLPYFLFHLLFFILPFFQGMILASIKPQSYEYFIVQGLHFGWIYKVYFALALLLFFWLIKMTKEKGIIIASIITLISLNLFIAKVYADAAEAPIKEAALYAKKHKLKIIKMYGINTPSFSFYLHQITPKTKPQPGDIVFTKRSQLKNLDNFAILFQKNGVALIQLKDKK; encoded by the coding sequence ATGGCACAGCAGCATAGAGCTATTTTAATAGCTATTATCTTTTTGAGTTTTTATGCAACACTTGGCTATTATCCACTCTTCAATCTCGATGAGGGAGCTTTTAGTGAAGCAACGCGCGAGATGCTAAGTTCTCATAATTTCATCACCACATATCTCAACGGTGAACTTCGCTTTGATAAACCGATCCTCATCTACTGGCTCCAAGCCATGAGCGCTTCTCTTTTTGGTCTCAATGAATTTGCTATGCGCCTACCAAGTGCTGTAGCAGCGACTCTTTGGGCATGGCTTATGTATATCTTTACCAAGAAAAATTTTGATGAAAAAATAGCTTTTTTAGCAACACTCTTTATGGCTGGATCATTACAAATATCAATCATAGCAAAAGCTGCAATAGCAGATGCGTTGTTAAATATGTTTATAGCCCTTTCGATGCTCAGTTTTTACACCTACTACCAAAGGAAAAAGAAAAAATATCTCTATATTACCTTCGCAGCTATTGGACTAGGGACGCTCACAAAAGGTCCGGTAGCTATTCTCATACCATTAGTCGTAACTTTTCTCTTCCTCATCAAAAATTTGCGTTTTTGGTTCATATCAGTTTTTAATCCGGTAGGCATTGCTATTTTTTTACTTATTGCAATGCCTTGGTATGTAGTTGAGTACATTGATCAGGGAGAGAAGTTTATCCAAGGCTTTTTGCTCAAGCACAACATCAGCCGCTTCGCAAGCAAAGGAATGGAGGGGCACTCTGGTCCTATCTACTATTACATAATTGTTTTGCTCATTGGACTCATTCCATTTACATCAATCTTTCTCAAAACCCTCACTTTTATCAAAGAATGGTTTGATACACCTCTCAAGCGCTATCTAGCCTTGTGGTTTTGTTTTGTATTTATATTTTTTTCATTCTCTCACACAAAACTGCCACACTATGTAGTCTATGGTTATACTCCGCTCTTTATTCTCATGGCTCTCTATTTTCACACGATTCGCTCAAAAATTTTACTCCATCTGCCATATTTTCTTTTTCATCTTCTCTTTTTTATACTCCCTTTTTTCCAAGGCATGATACTAGCCTCAATAAAGCCGCAAAGCTATGAATACTTCATAGTCCAAGGACTCCATTTTGGCTGGATATATAAAGTCTACTTTGCACTAGCTCTTCTTCTGTTTTTTTGGCTTATTAAAATGACAAAAGAAAAAGGTATCATAATCGCTAGCATAATTACACTCATTTCTCTTAATCTATTTATCGCAAAAGTCTATGCAGATGCAGCAGAAGCACCAATCAAAGAGGCTGCACTCTATGCCAAAAAACACAAACTTAAAATTATCAAAATGTATGGCATCAATACTCCATCTTTTAGCTTCTATCTTCATCAAATCACACCAAAAACAAAACCGCAACCTGGCGATATAGTCTTTACAAAACGCAGTCAACTCAAAAATTTAGACAATTTTGCTATACTTTTTCAAAAAAATGGAGTAGCACTCATACAACTAAAGGATAAAAAATGA
- a CDS encoding phosphatase PAP2 family protein, giving the protein MEYRLSLIALVVAILSIFFFDYTIADFFHTYHHKIFKAITAFGDSAPYLIISLLLFILYKKSKPLLAKGALFIFLSVAISGIITDIIKIIIGRPRPKLYLAHNLTTPEFFKFKASFWSMPSGHTTTAFAVATAFALLFPKYRYFFFFMAFLVGLSRIALDKHYLSDVIVGAIIGVLSTIVLYRRLYGTAA; this is encoded by the coding sequence ATGGAGTATAGACTCTCTCTTATTGCTCTTGTTGTTGCGATACTGAGTATATTCTTTTTTGACTATACGATAGCAGACTTTTTTCATACATATCACCACAAAATTTTCAAAGCTATTACCGCCTTTGGCGACTCTGCCCCCTACCTCATCATCTCACTTTTGCTCTTTATTCTTTATAAAAAAAGCAAACCTCTCTTGGCAAAAGGAGCATTATTTATATTTTTAAGCGTTGCAATCTCTGGGATAATCACGGATATTATAAAGATAATTATAGGACGTCCTCGTCCCAAACTCTATCTTGCTCATAATCTTACTACACCAGAGTTTTTCAAATTCAAAGCCTCTTTTTGGTCTATGCCTTCTGGACATACCACAACAGCCTTTGCAGTCGCAACTGCATTTGCACTACTCTTTCCAAAGTATCGCTACTTTTTTTTCTTTATGGCATTTTTGGTAGGTCTTAGTCGTATTGCTTTGGACAAACATTATCTTAGTGATGTTATTGTTGGAGCTATTATTGGAGTATTAAGCACGATTGTTCTGTATAGGAGACTCTATGGCACAGCAGCATAG